In one Solanum dulcamara chromosome 1, daSolDulc1.2, whole genome shotgun sequence genomic region, the following are encoded:
- the LOC129889003 gene encoding protein BIG GRAIN 1-like A, producing MRTSIQEKFHNHQYPKDLNFYDSSLAKENLKHDEDGFKMTKSRALKIYRELKKVKGGRSLSSFLRSLFTNGKKAKISSNDDDDIKLKSTCLRKNIIISPYGHKNLDMDKQNVEAIKSINRNYIHDLKFHKNIEMFEEDEDEDEGASCASSDLFELDIFSPVYQTTNLTTN from the exons ATGAGAACCAGCATCCAAGAAAAGTTTCACAACCACCAATATCCCAAAGACCTCAACTTTTATG ATTCTTCTCTAGCAAAGGAAAACCTTAAGCATGATGAAGATGGTTTTAAAATGACAAAGTCAAGAGCTTTGAAGATTTACAGAGAGTTAAAGAAAGTTAAGGGAGGTAGATCACTATCAAGTTTCTTGAGGTCACTTTTTACAAATGGGAAAAAAGCAAAGATTTCCtcaaatgatgatgatgatataaaattaaaatcaacttGCTTAAGAAAGAATATTATTATTAGTCCATATGGGCACAAGAATTTGGACATGGACAAACAAAATGTTGAGGCTATAAAAAGCATTAATAGAAATTATATTCATGATCTAAAATTTCACAAGAATATTGAAATgtttgaagaagatgaagatgaagatgaggGTGCAAGTTGTGCAAGTTCTGATCTGTTTGAACTTGATATTTTTTCTCCTGTCTATCAAACAACAAATCTTACTACTAATTAA